TCCAGGCGCCGCGGAGCTCAGGGGTTCGTGAACCCGATGAGCTGGTGACCCGCGACGACCCGGACGGTGTTGTCCGGCGGCGTCGGGTTCTTCGTGAGCTCAACGCGGGACGCACCGCACCGGCGAAGCCTCTTCCCAAGGTGCGCCATGCTTCTGGCCGTAACGAGCCGGCCTTCGATGCCCGCAGCGCGCTCTACACCTTGCTGGGGGCCGACCTCTCCCAGATTCACGGATTTGGTCCCTACACCGTGCTTCGCCTCATCGCCGAGTGCGGCGATGACATGCGCAAGTGGCCAACGGCCAAGCACTTCACCTCGTGGCTGTGCCTGGCGCCAAGCAACAAGATTTCCGGGGGACGGCTGCTCAGCTCCCGGACGCGTCGCTCCTCCAACCGCGCGGCGACGCTGCTGCGGATAGCCGCCGTCAGCATCGGCCGTACTCAGACAGCCCTGGGGCCTTCTACCGGCGCCTGGCGGTGCGTACCGGGAAGGCCAAGGCTGTCACGGCCACTTCCCAGGCTCAACTCAAAGGGTGGCCCTTCTTCGTCCACATATTCTTCCAAGCCTGATGCGTCGAAGGCGCGTTTCTTCATCCAGGACGGATTGCCTGGGGCCAGGACCGCCCAGAGAGGCCACCGGTTCATTGCGCACCTCCGGCCAAGTCCTCGGGCAGCTTAAACGCGGCGCGCAATTGCTTCGTCTCGTCCAGTATTTGAGCCTCCTCTAACTTGATGATTCTAGCGGGATTATCCTTGTATTTCTTGGACTTCCCGAGGCCACGGTGCCAGGAGCGAAGTCCAACTCATTTCATGGGGTGTCAGCTATGCTGGCGTGAATCACCGATACAAGGGGGTAACCAGTTGCTCATCGAACAGTTGCCTGGCCGTCGTTCTGGTAGACAGAGTCTTATCTCGGGTCGCCATCATGTCCTGTTGTTGCTGCTGAGTGGACTGGTGCTGGCGGGTTGTCAGACGGTCGAGGCAGAGCCAGAGAGTTCGGAGCCTGCCCAGATTGATGTCGCTCTCAGTAATCCCAGCGTTGTCCTACGCGCATATCGTGCCTACAGCCCCCCTACGCGCTGGGAAGACGCGGAACGGACATTCACCGAGCCCACGGAGTTCATCCTCCCAGCGGAGGTTCCCGTCACCTTCGGTAACAGCGGCAATCACAAGGTCGTACTCTCCTTCTTGGGTACCGGTAACGAGGTGGTGGAGTGCCAGTATCGCGGTGGAAGCAAGGAGCCCCACCCGACGACGGCTCTCGAGCTGGCGCGCGCACGTTCCTATCGCTTTGAGCGCTGTTCGAATGCGCTACAGGCGGGAGCGCGGGTGAGCACGACGTGGATCAAGCTGCATGTGCAGCTCGGCGATCAGAAGGATCCTGCGGAGCGCACCGAGGTGGAACTGCGACTGGGAGAGACCTTCCCCGAGCTTGCTCCGCCCATCTCTCCAGAGGAGTCCGTTGCCATCCGAGAGGCCTTCTCCTGGCAACGGACCTCGGCTCTTCCCGAAACGAACGTCGAGGGACATCCGTCGCTCTACTACTTCATCGTGTACTTGGAAGACCGGGAGCAGGCTGAGGCTCTGGATGAGATGCTCATCCATCACAGCCCCCTGCCGTTCTTCACTTCCGAGTTGGCACGGTGGGATGGCCAGCGAGGCTTGTTCAACCATCAAGGGGACGGCACGGGGCTTTTCGTTTTCGCCATCATGCCGGCGGTTACCTACAATCTGCTCAGGCAGGCCGCGCTCGATGGGGATGTCATGTATCGCGTCATCCAACCGCGTGACATCCCGGCGGAGGCCCGCGGCGCTGATGGCTCCATCTCCTACGAGGCATTACGTCTCTCGGGGTTTCGTTACCTCGATCAGGATCCCCGCATGGATGACCTCGGGACACAGGAGAAGCCACTGTTTGGACGAATCATCCGCAAGGTGGTGGCGGCCGTGGTCGCCGTGGTCAAGGGGGTTGTCCGCGCCGTGCAGCAGGGAATCGGCCTCGTTGATCGATGGGTGACGGGCTCGGTGGACCTGGCGGTGGCATTGGATCTCCGCAATACGGACCCCGCCTTTGGTGGAAGGATTGATCGCCTGGGAGGTGCTGGCTCGAGTACACCCATGCAACGGGCGTGGGGCGCCGGGGCAGGGCAACAGGTACGCCTGCCGGGGGTCCGCGTGACAGCGCGCCAGAGGGTATTGGGGGGGACGCTCCCCACCATGTTCACGGCTCATACCGGCGATGATGGGGTCGCGCGGATGAAGATCGCCCGTGGCCGCGATACGTCCATCTGCCTCTCCACGGAGAATGACGCAGCGCAAATCACCCAGTTCGTCATCGAGATGGAGGTATGTGATTTCCGTGCCATTCCGGGCACGCAGCTCAGCACGAACACCACCTACAGGCTCTTCCTCCAGCACCGGCTTTTCAATGTCCTGGCACAGGCGACCGAGGGGCGTGCCTATCTCCGAGAGGTGGTGGGGAGCACACCACGCAAGGCGGAGATCCTGGTGGGGTTCTTTGCCGAGTTCTTCAGGGGATCCGCCGTGGCACCGGCGTTTGGATATCCAAACCTTGCCTATGACGCCACCCTGCTCAGCCTCATTGCGGTCGTCGGCACCAGAGTCCCATTCGCTGCCCCTCTCTTGGTCGCTGCATGGCCCACATATGCGGTGGATATCATCCTCCCAACAAGTGATGGGCCAGGATTTGATCATAACTTCGACTCACGCGGCCTCGTGACACATGAGTACGGTCATTTCGCAATGGCCAGCCTGCTGTATGCACAAGGCGTGCAGCATATTACTGGCGCTTATTTTGGTGCGGTGGTCCAACGAACCCGTGAGGAATTGGGAAATCCCTCCCCGGATGAAGTGCAGGCAGGCTACATCAATGAGGCGTTCGCTGACTTCTTTTCCTCTCAGGTAGCTGGGGGAACGAATTACTATAGACCCAATTTTGAAAGCAGTCCCACGGCTCCTTCAACGAATCATTGTGGCATTGGCGTCATGGAGTACTGCCAAGCCCAAGGCACCACGGACTGCGTTGAGATCAACGAGCTGAACACCGGTGACTTCTTCGCTCGCGTCAACGGACTCGTCACGTTGTTCCATGACGCGTTCGATGGCTGGTCCAGTGGAGCCAATAGGCCCGGTAATGGCCGAGCTTGGGGTCGTGCGGATGGAGGAACGGCTCGCCTAGCATGCGTCGTGCCGCCAGACTCCACGCTCGTATATACCCCAAGCCCTGTCAGAAATGGCGAAGACGAGGAGATCCATCTGGCGGGTGGGCAGATCCGGAACATGTTCCGATACTGGGATGCCCGGTCCAACCGTCTCTCGGAGGATTCGGTGCTGGGTGCCCTGGCGGATACGATGCGGGAGTCGAACTACAACTGGTGCCAGCGATGCGCGCTTTTTGCTCTTCATGAGCCCGGTTACTCTCCCGGCATGTCGCAGGACCAGTTGAATAGTCTCTGTCAACAATCCCGGATCGCGAACTGGATAGGCCCCCCTCCTTCAGGTGGGTGTGGTGGTACCGCCACACACGCCGGCATGACCTGGCGGGTATTGGATCAGAATGGCCCGTACATCCTGGTGGGGTCCGATACACAGACGGATCCCTATAATGGGGATACAAACCCCACGGCATCCCTTCCTCTCCTGTGTCTCAATCAGGACGGGAGGCCAGCCCCTCCGGGAATTCCCTTCGACTTCTTCAATGGTTGGGCTGCCGGAGAAGTCAGGCTCACCCCTCCAATCCCCGGCTCTGTACTGACATCGCCAGCTGCCGCGAATGCCATCTGTGTCCGCGAATTTGGTGCGGGCTTCCGGATGGCGGAGTTCCACGATGGCGGCGGCGGTTGGCATTGGTGGGCCGAGGGGGCGCTGAGTACGACGGGCCGGTTCTGGGTGGCGATCAACGATCAGCCCGCCAATCCGTGGGATCCCTAGAGGGCAACACGTGACGGAGATGGCCCCTGTCTTGGTCCGGACATGGGGCCAGTTCCTCCTTCTCCTTGGGGGAGCCATAGGCGCCGCCAGGGCGTCGCCGTGCCACGGGTGACGTAAGTCCGTTCTCCGTCCAGTGGCCCAGGTCTCGGCGTCTCCCTGCCCTCCTGCCAGGAGAGCCCAGCGTGAGCCTGCCCCTCCCCGGCCACACCTCGCCAGGGCACACGCTATCGCCAGGCTCCCACGAAACCCCGTCAGGCCCGCTCTGGGAGTGCCAAGCGGCGGGTTCGATTCCCGCCGCCTCCAATAGAGGTTGTCCGCCGCCTCGAGTCGACAGTTCGCGGGCGTCTTCAACGGCAAGACGTTCTGGGAGTTCCTACTGATCGCCGCTCACGTCGCGAGGTTCCAGTGATCACCAACCAGCCGGGCCGGAATGGGAACGGGCCATCACCCAGGCACGGCTGGAGTAGGCCCATGGCTCGGCCCCTTTGCGTGAGTCCCGCCATGCCCAGGCAACATCCAGGCGCCGCGGAGCTCAGGGGTTCGTGAACCCGATGAGCTGGTGACCCGCGACGACCCGGACGGTGTTGTCCGGCGGCGTCGGGTTCTTCGTGAGCACGGCGCCATTTCGCATCAGCGCGGTACGGATGCGGGTGATGGGGCTCGCGGCGTGGGCCCGGGCAAGCAGAGCGGACGCTTCGGCGGGGATGTCCACGAAGCCGCTCACACCCGGCTGGATGCACGTGAGGACGACCTGCCGGCGCTTCGCTGGAGGCAGCACGAAGGGCGAGAGACCCGCCGTCGGCCCATCGGTCGTCTGGAGCTGGATGATGGTGAACTCCGCGGTGCCGCAATGTCCTCCCTCGCCCGCACACCCGAGGCGGAAGGCGCGGCCGTCGAGGGGAACATGGTCGAGCAGTCCCAGGGTGGCCGTGTCCGGTGTGAAGGCCCCGCCAATGGCCGCCACGGTCGTCTCCGGGAAGTGGAAGGGCGAGTCGTTGCCGGGCGTGATGCGGACACGGACCTGATCGGTGTCGCGGAGTGGATCTCCAGGGGCCTCGTCCGCGGGAGTCCCTGGCACGGGCCCGGCGCCAGCGAGCACCTGGTAGGTGCCAGCAGAAGGAGCTGGGTTGGTGCCCGGCGCCTTGGCGACGCGCACCTCGGTGGCGCTCGTCACGGAGACGATGGGAAAGCTGCCGCTCGCCCCCGGTGCGCCTCGCAGATGCAGGTAGCGTCCCGAGTCGTCCGGCCCGAACGCAGCGCCGCCGATGGAGATCCGCGCGGTGTTGGGGGGCGCTCCCGTCCCCGCTGCCGCATGCTCCAGCACGACCTCTCCCTGACCCGTCGCGGTCGGACAGACGTACCCCGCGCCGTCCTGGAAGACGCAGCCGGGCCCCAGGTTCGCGCTCGTTCCCTCGATGGCCAGGGTGCCCACATCTCCGGCGGAGCGTGGCGGTGGGTCGGACTCGATGTCGTAGACCCAGACCTTGCAGCCGGTGATCCGCCCCGGCTCGTCGTCATGGTCGGGAGCGCGCGGTGCGGTGCTCATGTCGACGAGCACCGACACCCCGTGCCCGAGGTGGGAAGCGCCCAGGAGCCTGCGGTCCTGGATGGAGATGGTGCCTGTGTGGGTGGTAGCGGCAGTCCCCGCATCCGGGGGGACTTCGCCGGTGTCCTCCCGGGGACAACCCAACAGCGCCAGAAGGACGACGAGCCCTGGGATTCGCGATGCCCACATGGGACCTCCTCAACCGCGTTGTAAGTAATCAGTGATTACATCGGAATGGATAGACCGGAGCCCGGAGGCGCGCAATGAAATAAGCGCTGATTACATCGGAGGCCTCGTGTTGCGGTGCCCGGAGGGGGGGCCTATGCTCGCCGCACCATGTCCGCCGAGCGCCGACGGCCAATCGCCAAGAAACCTTCGTCCGCGTACCACCACGGTCGCCTGCGCGAGGCGCTGATCGCCGCCGCGCTCCGGCTCATTGGTAGCGGCGAGGACGTCAACCTTCGCGAGGCGGCACGGCTCGTGGGCGTGTCCCCGGGCGCCCCCTTCCGGCACTTCCGCGACAAGGCCGCGTTGCTAGCGGCCGTGGCCGAGGAGACGATGCTGCGCTTCCGCCGCGAGGTCACCACCGCGCTCGGCGCGGCGCCTACCGCTCCGGCCGCGCAGATCCACGCGATGGCCGTGGCGTATCTGCGGTTCGCGCTCGGAGAGCCGGCCTACTTCCGGGCGTTCGCGCGTGCAGGTGAGCTGGGGTTCTTCGACAGCGACTTCTACAAGAAGGAGAACCAGGAGACCCTGGACGTGCTCGATGGGATGATCCGCGAAGGGCAGCAACTGGGCGAGGTGACGCCAGGCGACCAGCGAATCGTGCATCTGGCGGCGCGGGCCTTCGTCTACGGTCTGGGACGCATGTACGCGGAGGGTCACTTCGCGCGCATGGGGCTCGGCGGGGAGGATCCGCTCTCGGTGGCGGAGCAGGCGCTCGCTGTTTTCGAGCGAGGCCTCCTGCGCTCGTGAGGCCTGGCGGGGCGACCCCCAAACCCGTCGACCAGGTGGCGCGATGGGCATGTCACCGCGCTCATCCGGGTCTACCAAGTCAAGGCCGCATGGTCTTGTAAGTGGTGTAATAATGCACGGCATATCCCGCGTAACTGGGCGAAGCCGCATAATAAGCGTTCACCTTCGCCAGCTCCGCGTTCATGAATGCTTCGCCTTCCTGATAGAAGGTGACGTATTCCGGATTGCCGGGCACGTCGTAGGTCTCCACGCCGAGCACCACCTTCTTGCCGAGAGTCCTGCCGTAGGCGATTTCGTTGGCGCCGTTCTGGATGATGCCGTCCGCGCCTTCCGCGTAATCGCGATAGTCCATGAGCGTTACATAATCCATGGCGTCCAGGACATGTTTGTACAACTCCTTGGCGGCGCCAGCGTAGGTGATCGTCACCGTCTCGTACCAGAACGGGATGTCGCCCGAGTAGGTCATCGGCGAACCGCCACTGCGCAGCAGCCCGACGGACTTGCGCGCCAGCTCGACATAATCGAAGCCGAGCGACTGCTTGTTCGTTTCCCAGTCTGGCAGCGTATGCGGCTCGTTGTCGTGATGAATGCCGTCGAACCGCTCATTCGCCGCCGAAGCGTCGTTATAGCTCATCACCTGCCGAATGCGTTCGAGCGGGTAGCCATGATTCGCGCTGCGCACCCAGTCGGATTGACCGTCGAGCGCTTCGACGCGGATGCCGTTCGCATGAGCGAGCGCGATCAACGCGCGATAGCGGTCCGGATAGGTGACCAGGGCGTTCCCCGTGTAGAGATAGAGCAGATTGACGCCCTTCGTCAGGCTGAAGTTGATCATCTCGCCGCGCTTCGCGGCGGTGGCTGTATCCGCCAGATCCCATACCCACATCGCCTTCACGCCGTTGGGCAGGTCGTTCAATACGGACGACAAGGAGATATCGTCGGTATAGGCATACCCGCCGGCGTTCGGATTCTTGTAGATATAAATCTGGATCTTCGCGGTGCCAGGAACGGTCGTGAAGGCGAGAGACTTCTTCGTGTAACTTCCTCCGTTGAAGCGGAGTTCGAACTTGCCGTTCGGCAGTTTCGCGCCGTTCGCGTCCATCAGATCGACGCCGATGATCGCGATTTCGTTGCTGTTGCTTACCGCTCCACTTCCGCTCAATACGTAGCTTCCGTTCGGACCAACGCCTTCGACGATCTGGCCAGCGCCGCTTTCGCCGGGTCCCATGCGGGCGGCTTTCGCGCCGCCGCTGACCGGGCTCGTGACGACGCTCACGCCTCCCCAGTTCGACCATCCGCTCAGGTTCTGTTCGAAGCCGGGATTGATGGTGAGATTCGCTCCCGCCGCTCTCGTCTCCGTCGGCGTGAAGCCGACGATCCCGCCGACTAGAAAAACCAAGGTCATCATCGCTTCTGCACGTTTGAACATGATGCGCTCACCTCATGGACTATTACTCCTGGAGCAGCTTCAGCGTGGACCCGGGCCAGGAAGGCGACGGTGCGGCCCACGGGGAAGAGCTTCAGCTCCTGGAGCTCGATCTTCGAGAAGAGACCCACGAGCTTCTGGACGCCCTGGCGGATCGCCTCTTGCCCCACCATGGAGGGGGCGAGCGGGTCGCTCAGGAAGGCGTCCGGGGTGAAGCAGGACACGTAGCCCTCCACATCCCTGCTCGCCAGCGCCCGCTGGGACTTCTCCACCACCGCTGCCGCGCGCTGCGCCACGTTCTCCTCACTCATTCACCCTGCTCCTGGAAAGGAAATGGGAGGAACCCACCATAACCGGTTACCCATGAAAACGTGCTATACACCCGGTGCTGGCCGTGGCGGCTCCGGGTAGTACTAGCGTGGCTTCAGCGGCCCCCGGCTTCCACGGGAAGGCGCAGCGTGAACCGCGCCCCGCTGCCGAGCTCACTCTCCACCTCGAGCGTCCCGCCGTGGCGCTCGGCAATCTGACGGCTGATGTGCAAGCCGAGGCCGAGCCCGGTGATGCTCCGGTTGGCCACGGCCCGCTCGAAGCGCTGGAAGATGCGCTGCAGATCTCGTGGCGCAATCCCAGGGCCCTGGTCGCTGACCGAAAGCTCCACCCGGTCTCCGCGCCGGCCCACGTCGATGCGCACGGGCTTCCCCTCGCCATACTTCAGGGCGTTGGCGAGGAGGTTGTCGAGCACCTGCGCCAGCCGGGCCCGGTCCCCGTGGACCCGCGCATCTTCGGAGACCTCCACCGTGAGGCCGACGCCTGCTGACTGGAAGACCTCGCTCGCCTGATGCACCGTCTCGGTCACCAGCTCCCGGACCGACAGGGGCGCCATGTCCATGGTCAGCATCCCGGTGGCAATCCGTGACACGTCGAGCATGTCGTCGATGAGCCGCTCCACGCGCCGCAGCTGGCGAGTGGCCACCCCGAGGCGGGTGTTCAACGCCTCGGCGGGGAGCCCGGCCGAGACCGGCTTCTGCAACGAGCGGCATGCCAGCTCGAGCTGAAGCTTCAGCGAGGTGAGAGGCGTCTTGAGCTCGTGGGAGCAGATGCTGAGGAACTCGTCGCGGGCGGAGATCGCCTCGGTGGCTCGCTCATAGAGCCGCGAGTTCTCCACTGCCTGCGCGGCCTTCCCGGCGAGCTGCTTCGCGTAGGAGAAGTCCCGCTCCGTGTAGCTGCGCCGGGATGCGGCGAGGAGCAGGGACAGGACTCCGAGCACCCTGCCGCGCGCCATGAGCGGCACGCAGATCATCGAGTGCACCTCCGCCTCGATGATGACCTGGGCGTGCTCGCCGCTGAGGGCCATCTGCCCGATCTTCTCGCGCTCGAGGACCGGGATGAGCAGGGGCGTCGCCTCGAAAAGCGCCCGGGCAGGAGGGCTCTCCGGACGGTCCCTGCTGATGGTGAAGCGAGCGGCCTTCGCCTTGACGGGCTCGTGTCGCGGGTCCGCGATGACGACCTCCGCACGGCGGACCGAGCCGTCGTCCTCGAGCAGGTCGATGAGGCACCAGTCTCCGAGCGTGGGCACCGCGAGCCGTGCCAGCGCGGAGAGCGTCTCGCGAGGGTCCAGCGACGAGGCCAGGACGTCTCCTGCGTTGGAGATGAACCGGCGCATCTCCTCCTCTCGCCGCTGCTCACGGATGTCGCGCACGATGGCGACGTAACCGAAGACCTCTCCGCCGGCCGAGCGCACCACCGAGGACAGAGTGCTCGTGAGGATGAGCTCACCGCTGCGGTGGCGGTAGCTCACCTCGCGAGCCTCCGCTCCGGGCGCGTGCTCCGGCTCCGTCCCCTCGGCTTCGAGGATGGACGCGGGCCGTCCGATGAGTTCATCCGGCGCATAGCCGAAGAGCGCGTTCGCCGCCGGGTTCACGAGCACGATGATGCGCTCGGGTGAGGTCATGATCACCGGCTCCGGGAGGTGCTGGTAGACGGCCTCGAACTCCGCGCTCTTGCGGAGGATGAGCTCCTGCGCCTCTCGCCGATCGGTGACGTCCTCGTGGATGAGGACCAGTTGCCGGACCTCGCCGGCCGCGTCCTTCACGGGATAGAGGTTCCCCTCGACCCACCGCGCCCGGCCTGCGAGCTGGAGCTCGGCCGCGTCGTAGCGGATGGCCGGGATGCGGCTGTTCTCGCCTCGCAGGGCCCGTTGGAAGTACGGGAGGATGCCGTGCTTCTCCAGCTGGGGGTCCGTCAGGACGTTGTAGCCGCGGAGGACGAAGTTCTCGACCACGTCCGGCGGGATGCGCCAGAGCGCGCGCCATGCCGCGTTGACCTGCAGCGTCCGGCCCGAGACGTCGATCAGCTGGATGCTCAGCGGCGCGTTCTCGAAGAGTGTGCGCAGGCGCTCCTGCGTCTCGGCGAGCAGCTGCTCCTGGCTTTTGACCTTCGCTTCGAGCAACTCGTTGAGCTGCTCGAGCTGAAGGACCGTCCGGCCGTGGCCGGTGTCGTCATGCATGAAGGCAGTCTCGTCTGTTGTGACTCCCAACGCATAGCGCACGAGCGGGCCTCAGGCTGGGGCGGCTTGTAGCCGAGGTTGAGCAGCGCCGAGACGAGCCGGTGGGACAGCTGGGACAAGCCGGCACCTGACGGTAGGTAGGCAACGACTCGCACCGAGAGGGAGCCCCCCGGCCGGGTCTTTCTGTTGGAACGCGTACAGTCGCGGCCTTTATTTCAACAATAGCCTGCGCGACGGCCGTGTTGACCAGCACGGCGGCGACCCCCAGTTCCATGGCCTGCGCGACCTGGGAAGGAGAGCCGAGCCCCCCTTCGATGATCACCGGCACCGAGACCGCGTCGAGCACCTGCGCCGCCCTCGCATGCGAAGTGATCAGGCTGCCTCGTACGTCGTCGCCCCGCGCTGGGGTTGCTGGGCCGCCGCCGGCTTCGGCGCGCGTGAGAACTCCATCGTTCCGTCGTCGACCTTGCCGAAGCGCAGCGTGAACAGATCGAGCGCGTAGTTCTGGTAGAGCCGCCACGGTCGCTTCGAGCCCTGCTTCGGCATCTGGTCGAACGCCCGCTGGACGTAGCCCGACGAGAAGTCGAGGAATGGCAGCTCCTCGACCGTGGGATCGTGGCGCGGCGTGCAGGTCGTGTCGCCGTGCTTCGCCATGTGATTGAGCAGCCGGCAGACATAGCCCGAGGTGAGGTCCACCTTCAGCGTCCACGACGCGTTGGTGTAGCCGAACGCGTAGGCGAGGTTCGGCACGTCGCTGAACATCATGCCCTTGTAGCAGAGGGTCTTCGCCAGGTCGCGCCGCTCACCGTCGATGCTGAATTCGATGTCGCTCAGCAGTTGCAGCTTGAGACCCGTGGCGGTCACGACGATGTCCGCCTCGAGCTCCTTGCCCGAGCGGAGCTCGAGCCCCTTCTCGGTGAACGTCCCGATCTGATCGGTGACGACCGAGGCGTGGCCCTGCTTGACCGCATCGAACAGGTCGGCGTCGGGGACGAGACAGACGCGCTGGTCCCACGGGTTGTAGCTCGGCGTGAAGTGGGTCGCGACGTCATAGCCAGGACCGAGATGCTCGCGCACCAGGCCGATGATGTACTCCTTCACCCGCGCGGGCCTCTTCCGCGACAGGATGTAGAAGAGCATGCTGAGGAGCACGTTCTTCCACCGCGTGATTCCATAGGCGAGCTTCGCCGGCAGGACGCGGCGCAATGCGTTGGCAATGGGATCCTCGGCCGGGCGCGAGAGGACATACGTCGGCGAGCGCTGCAGCATGGTGACGTGCGCGGCCTTCTTGGCCATCTCGGGCACGAGGGTGACGGCGGTCGCGCCGCTGCCGATCACGACGACGCGCTTGCCCTGGTAGTCCAGGTCCTCCGGCCAGAACTGCGGGTGGACGATGGTGCCCTGGAAGCGCGCCTCACCGGGGAACTCGGGCCGGTAGCCCTCGGTGTAGTTGTAGTACCCGCTGCACATGAGCAGGAAGTTGCAGGTGAAGCGCACCAGCTCCTTCTCGGGCCCGCGCTCGGCCTCGACCGTCCAGCGCGCTTCCGCGGAGGACCAGGAGGCTCGTTTGACGTGGTGGCGGAAGCGGATGTGCTGGTCGATCCCATACTCGCGCGCCGTCTCCCGCACGTAGCGCAGGATGGACGGCCCGTCGGCGATCGCCTTCGGAGCGGTCCATGGCCGGAACGAGTAGCCCAGCGTGTACATGTCCGAGTCCGAGCGGATGCCCGGATAGCGGAACAGATCCCACGTCCCGCCGATGGCCTCGCGGCCCTCGAGGATCGCGTAGGTCCTCGTCGGGCAGTTCGTCCGCAGGTGGTACGCCGCGCCGATGCCCGACAGGCCCGCGCCGACGATGAGCACGTCGAAGTGCTCCACCGGTGTTTCCGCCCTCACCGCCAAGGCGTCAGACGCCTGTTCGACGGGTCCCTTCCCGTAAACCATGGAACTCTCCCGTGCTCCGGAGTAAGTGACACTACACATTGTCAGTTTGGAACTGACAACGGATGATTTCAATAGGAGTCGCATGACTTCCTCCTCCGTGGCCAACCGACGCTATCGAGGCTCCTCGGCCGAGGAGCGTCGCGCTCATCGGCGTGAGCAGTTCCTCGGAGCGGCCATCCGGGTCTATGGCGAGCAGGGCTATCGCAACGCGACGGTGAAGGCCGTCTGCGAGGCCGCCGGGCTGACCGAGCGCTACTTCTACGAGTCGTTCTCCAACAGCGAGGAGCTGCTCGTCGCCTCGTTCCAGGCCGTGATGCGGGTCCTCCTGGCTGAGCTGGAGAAGGCCAGCGCCGAGGCTTCGGGTGGCCCCGTCGAGCGGGCTCGCGCGATGCTCGGCGCCTATTACGAGGCGCTCCAGCGCAGTCCCCAATCGGCGCGGGTGTTCCTCGTGGAGATCTCCGGTGTGAGCCCCGCGGTCGACCAGGCCCTCGAAGCGTCCCTCCGGGCCTTGGGTGAGCTGCTCGCGCGGACGCTCGATCCGGATGGGAAGTGCCGCGCGGCGGGCGAACCGCTGCTGCGCGCGGGCGTGGTCGGCGGCGTCATCCACATCGCCTTGAGTTGGATCGCGAGCGGCTACTCGCAGCCGATTCCCGAGGTCGTCGACGCCGCCGTGCGCCTCTGTCTCGTTCTCAGAGGGTGAGGGTTTCCCCTCCTCCTCGTCGCCCGTGATATGGCCCACCCGATGGAGGACGAATGGCTCTGGGGATGGGATCCCACGCCGGGGATCGTCTCGGTGTGGGCGGAGCCCGATGGCCGCGCGTTCGTCTGGCGGCGGCTCCCCGGGACCGGCGCGCTCGTGCGGGACGACGTGCGCTTCCGGCCCTGGCTGCTCCTGGCCTCGCTGGATGACCTGACGCACCTGGGCGCCAGGCTTCGACCCGAGTCCGAGGGGCCCGTGCCGCGCGGTGTGAACTACCAGGAGCTCGAGGGGCCCGGTGCGCTTCGTTACGTGGTCCGCGCGGACGATGGGCGCGCGCTGGCAGCGGCCGTGCTCCATGGCGCCGCACGGCGACTCGGCCGCCAGCTCGGGCACGTGCGTGAGCTGGGCGAGAGCGCGGTGCTCTCGCTTCCCCCGGAGGAGCAGTACCTCATCGCCTCGGGGCGTACGTATTTTCGCGATCTCGGGTT
This is a stretch of genomic DNA from Archangium violaceum. It encodes these proteins:
- a CDS encoding transposase, producing MRHASGRNEPAFDARSALYTLLGADLSQIHGFGPYTVLRLIAECGDDMRKWPTAKHFTSWLCLAPSNKISGGRLLSSRTRRSSNRAATLLRIAAVSIGRTQTALGPSTGAWRCVPGRPRLSRPLPRLNSKGGPSSSTYSSKPDASKARFFIQDGLPGARTAQRGHRFIAHLRPSPRAA
- a CDS encoding TetR/AcrR family transcriptional regulator, giving the protein MSAERRRPIAKKPSSAYHHGRLREALIAAALRLIGSGEDVNLREAARLVGVSPGAPFRHFRDKAALLAAVAEETMLRFRREVTTALGAAPTAPAAQIHAMAVAYLRFALGEPAYFRAFARAGELGFFDSDFYKKENQETLDVLDGMIREGQQLGEVTPGDQRIVHLAARAFVYGLGRMYAEGHFARMGLGGEDPLSVAEQALAVFERGLLRS
- a CDS encoding carbohydrate binding domain-containing protein — its product is MFKRAEAMMTLVFLVGGIVGFTPTETRAAGANLTINPGFEQNLSGWSNWGGVSVVTSPVSGGAKAARMGPGESGAGQIVEGVGPNGSYVLSGSGAVSNSNEIAIIGVDLMDANGAKLPNGKFELRFNGGSYTKKSLAFTTVPGTAKIQIYIYKNPNAGGYAYTDDISLSSVLNDLPNGVKAMWVWDLADTATAAKRGEMINFSLTKGVNLLYLYTGNALVTYPDRYRALIALAHANGIRVEALDGQSDWVRSANHGYPLERIRQVMSYNDASAANERFDGIHHDNEPHTLPDWETNKQSLGFDYVELARKSVGLLRSGGSPMTYSGDIPFWYETVTITYAGAAKELYKHVLDAMDYVTLMDYRDYAEGADGIIQNGANEIAYGRTLGKKVVLGVETYDVPGNPEYVTFYQEGEAFMNAELAKVNAYYAASPSYAGYAVHYYTTYKTMRP
- a CDS encoding nuclear transport factor 2 family protein, which produces MSEENVAQRAAAVVEKSQRALASRDVEGYVSCFTPDAFLSDPLAPSMVGQEAIRQGVQKLVGLFSKIELQELKLFPVGRTVAFLARVHAEAAPGVIVHEVSASCSNVQKR
- a CDS encoding PAS domain-containing sensor histidine kinase gives rise to the protein MHDDTGHGRTVLQLEQLNELLEAKVKSQEQLLAETQERLRTLFENAPLSIQLIDVSGRTLQVNAAWRALWRIPPDVVENFVLRGYNVLTDPQLEKHGILPYFQRALRGENSRIPAIRYDAAELQLAGRARWVEGNLYPVKDAAGEVRQLVLIHEDVTDRREAQELILRKSAEFEAVYQHLPEPVIMTSPERIIVLVNPAANALFGYAPDELIGRPASILEAEGTEPEHAPGAEAREVSYRHRSGELILTSTLSSVVRSAGGEVFGYVAIVRDIREQRREEEMRRFISNAGDVLASSLDPRETLSALARLAVPTLGDWCLIDLLEDDGSVRRAEVVIADPRHEPVKAKAARFTISRDRPESPPARALFEATPLLIPVLEREKIGQMALSGEHAQVIIEAEVHSMICVPLMARGRVLGVLSLLLAASRRSYTERDFSYAKQLAGKAAQAVENSRLYERATEAISARDEFLSICSHELKTPLTSLKLQLELACRSLQKPVSAGLPAEALNTRLGVATRQLRRVERLIDDMLDVSRIATGMLTMDMAPLSVRELVTETVHQASEVFQSAGVGLTVEVSEDARVHGDRARLAQVLDNLLANALKYGEGKPVRIDVGRRGDRVELSVSDQGPGIAPRDLQRIFQRFERAVANRSITGLGLGLHISRQIAERHGGTLEVESELGSGARFTLRLPVEAGGR
- a CDS encoding flavin-containing monooxygenase; translated protein: MVYGKGPVEQASDALAVRAETPVEHFDVLIVGAGLSGIGAAYHLRTNCPTRTYAILEGREAIGGTWDLFRYPGIRSDSDMYTLGYSFRPWTAPKAIADGPSILRYVRETAREYGIDQHIRFRHHVKRASWSSAEARWTVEAERGPEKELVRFTCNFLLMCSGYYNYTEGYRPEFPGEARFQGTIVHPQFWPEDLDYQGKRVVVIGSGATAVTLVPEMAKKAAHVTMLQRSPTYVLSRPAEDPIANALRRVLPAKLAYGITRWKNVLLSMLFYILSRKRPARVKEYIIGLVREHLGPGYDVATHFTPSYNPWDQRVCLVPDADLFDAVKQGHASVVTDQIGTFTEKGLELRSGKELEADIVVTATGLKLQLLSDIEFSIDGERRDLAKTLCYKGMMFSDVPNLAYAFGYTNASWTLKVDLTSGYVCRLLNHMAKHGDTTCTPRHDPTVEELPFLDFSSGYVQRAFDQMPKQGSKRPWRLYQNYALDLFTLRFGKVDDGTMEFSRAPKPAAAQQPQRGATTYEAA